The DNA sequence TGTATATATAAACAAAGAGAGAAACGATTATGATTGCAAGTTCAAAATAAATACATTAAAATTAGTACCAAGTCTTAATATGCACTCTAATACAATGTAATTTATATAGAATAGTTCTAAGGGGATGTATAAATGGGAGTCGGATTGCTCGGTACAGGTTATTACGTACCGCCAAAGATATTGACCAATAAAGATTTAGAGAAAATTGTAGAAACGAATGATGAATGGATTCAAACGAGGACAGGTATCAAAGAACGTCGAATTGCAGCAGACGATGTGACAGCAGCAGACATGGCATATGATGCAGCAGTCCAGGCATTGGAAAATGCAGAAGTGAAAGCTGAAGAGTTGGACATGATTCTCGTTGCTTCCATAACTGGTGAATCTTCTACACCGTCAATTGCATGTATTCTCCAGGACCGCCTTGGAGCTTTTGGCGCATCAGCAATGGATATCAATGCAGCATGCTCAGGGTTTCTCTATGCTGCTGTGACAGCTTACCAGTTCATTGCTGCGAAAACATATAGTAAGATTCTGATCATTGGTACAGAAAAACTTACAAAAATTACGGATTGGGAAGATCGCAATACATGCATTCTCTTCGGTGACGGAGCCGGTGCTGCTGTAATGGGTGAAGTTTCTGATGGAAAAGGAATTCTTTCCTTTGATCTTGGAGCGAACGGAACCGGTGGCAAGCACTTGTATGAAAGTGATAGAGGCTACCTCGTTCAGAACGGCCGGGAAGTATTCAAATTTGCAGTTAGACAGATGCCTGACTCTGTAGAAAAAGTTATCGATAAAGCCGGACTCGGAAAGGAAGAAGTCGATTTTCTCGTTCCGCATCAAGCGAATATCCGTATCATGGAAGCGGCACGTCAGAGAATTGGAATTCCGGAAGAAAAAATGGCACAATCGATTAGGAGATATGGAAATACATCGGCAGCATCAGTTCCAATCGCTCTTGCTGAAGAAGTGGAAAAAGGCAACATTAAAGATGGAGATCTAATCATTCTTGTCGGTTTTGGCGGAGGATTGACATGGGGATCCCTCGCTATGCGTTGGGGCCGGTAATCATAAGATTCAGGAGGAACATTCATGGAAAAAAACAGAGTAGTAATTACAGGAATCGGTGCTATTACACCGCTTGGCAATGATGCAAAAACATTATGGAATAATTTGCAGGAAGGCAAATCGGGAATCGATTACGTAACTCGTATAAATCGTGAAGATTTTCCAGTTAGCGCTGCTGCTGAAGTAAAAGACTTCGATCCAACGCTTTATATGGATAAAAAAGATGCGAAGCGTATGGATTTGTTCACTCAGTATGCTGTGGCAGCTGCGAAGATGGCTGTTGAGGATGCAAAACTAGTCATTGATGACTCTAATGCTGACCGTATTGGCGTATGGATTGGTTCTGGTATCGGTGGAATGCAGACTTTGGAAACACAGCACCAGAATTTCATGGAAAAGGGCTATCGTCGAGTCAGCCCATTCTTCGTACCGATGATGATTCCGGATATGGCTGCAGGGCAAGTCTCTATCCAGCTAGGAGCAAAGGGTATTAATTCTTGCTCAGTAACAGCATGTGCTTCAGGTGCGAATTCAATTGGGGATGCTTTCAAAGCGATTCAGCGCGGTGATGTAGATTGCATGATTGCAGGCGGTACAGAAGCACCTTTGACAAACATGGCATTCGCTGGTTTCTCCACAGCAAAGGCACTTACTTTCAATGAAAATCCATCGAAAGCGAGCCGACCTTTTGATTTGAACCGTGATGGTTTTGTTATGGGCGAAGGAGCGGGGATTCTCGTTCTTGAAAAACTTGATGATGCACTTAAGCGCGGAGCTCATATTTATGCTGAAATCATCGGTTATGGTGCAACAGGAGATGCTTATCATATTACAGCTCCTGCAGAAGGCGGAGAAGGTGCTGCTCGTGCAATGAACCAAGCACTTTCAGACGGTGGAATCAGCCCTGAGCAGGTTGATTACATCAATGCTCACGGGACAAGCACGAACTTGAATGATAAATACGAAACAATGGCGATTAAAACTGTATTTGGTGATTATGCATACAAGCTTGCAGTTTCATCAACTAAATCAATGACCGGGCACTTGCTTGGAGCGGCAGGCGGCATCGAAGCTGTCATTTCCGCAAAAGCAATTGAAGATGGCATTATTCCGCCAACAATCAATTATGATACTCCAGATCCAGAGTGTGATCTTGATTACGTTCCAAACGAGGCGCGCAAACAAAAGCTTGATGTTGTTTTGAGCAACTCACTCGGTTTTGGTGGACATAACGTATCTTTGTTGTTTAAGAAGTACGAATAGAATCTTGAAGGCTGTCTGTTTATACAGACAGCCTTTTTTAATGTATGATTCACTGCCAGGCATCATAGCATTGTAATATTGGACAAGTCCTTCAGGTGGTGTTTTCATGGGCTGTATATTTCTTTTTCTGATTGGTTTCGGCCTCTGTGTATCAGGTGGCGTCACTTTAATTGCATATACGAATTTTTTGCCAGCAGGTATCTCTTGGACGGAATATGGTATTTTCATTTCCGGGCGGATTGAGTGCTACTTTTTCCCGGCAGGCTTGCTGCTCATGACAATAGCAGTTCTACTCTATCCTGATGAAAGTTCACGGCACGAGGAATAGATACGTTGCCTGATGGTGATAATGTACCTAAACCATCACGAACAAAGAGGGTAGGGTTGTCTTATGTTGTACATGCATGATGTATGGGTGAACTGGTTCGAAGGCGAAGAAAATGCGTATAGTGTTTGTCATTTTCATGAATGGCGCAAGGAAGATACAATTGATATGCTTGATCAGGTGCCGCTCCTTTACATAACAGATGAGCTGTTCACCTATATTGAGAATGATATGCACGAGTTGCCAAAGTGTCTATTGCAAAAGATTCACAAGAAAGGTTACGCTAGAAAAGGGCAAGTGAGAGAAACACTTGAGTATGCAGCAGTCATAACTAACGGACAGGAAGTTCTCGTATTTGATACAATTGGTTATCAGATTCCAGTTAGAAAAAGTCGTCTGATCCCCCGTCAGGAACAGCTTGTTTTCAGCATGATTGAGAAACGTTCACCTGAATCTTTCGGATATAGAAAAGGTGATTACAAAAAGGAATATCATATGTTGTCTATGCCTCCTCATATGGTCACGGGGCTAACAAGAAAAGAACGTCAGATGAAACAACTGCTTATGATTGCACTAGATCAGCTTAAAAACACAGAAAATCCTGATGAGCTTCGCTACTGGCTGACTGAATGGGATCCAAAAAGCTATCATATGGCCCTTGATGCCAGTGAAGAAGAGATATGGCAGAAATTGTACAATGGTGTTTCTAATGGATGGGGCAAACGCCAGGAAGAGTTATGCCGCAAAATGGTAAAAGGGCAAGCCTTTCTTGAAAAAATGTGGGAATTGGAAGTTGGAGAAGAAGAAAACTCAATGAAATAAAAAATGGCGGCTTCGATTAGAAGCCGCCATTTTTTATTTGCGTTTTTTAACACGTCCAAGTCCCATTGCTTTCATTGCTTTTGCAAGTGTTTTGTTTGCTGCTTGATTCGCTTTTTCCGCACCACTGTCAAGAATGTCATCAAGCTCTTCTGACTGCATAAGCTCTGCATGTTTCTCCTGAATCGGCTGAAGTACACTAAGAACAGCATTCGCTGTGCTTTGTTTGAAGTCGCCATAGCCTTGTCCGGCAAAACGCTTCTCCAGCTCTTCGATAGATTCTCCGGAACAGCTGGCATGGATCGTAAGCAAGTTTGAGACACCAGGCTTATTTACTTTATCAAACTTGACAACACCTTCAGAATCAGTAACCGCACTCTTAATTTTCTTTTCGATCTGTTTAGGTGTATCTAACATAGAAATGAAGCCTTTTTCATTTTCATCAGATTTGCTCATTTTCTTTGTCGGTTCCTGCAGTGACATGATTCGAGCACCGACTTCCGGCATACGGATGTCCGGAATAGTAAAGATGTCATTGAATCTGTTGTTGAAACGCTGAGCCAAATCACGTGTCAACTCAAGATGCTGCTTCTGGTCTTCACCGACAGGAACAATATCAGCATTATAAAGAAGAATATCAGCAGCCATAAGGGAAGGGTATGTAAACAAGGCGGAGGAAATCGCTTCTTTCCCTGCTGATTTGTCTTTGAATTGTGTCATTCGTTCCAATTCACCCATATAGCTGATTGACTGAAGCATCCAACCGAGCTGCGCATGTGCTGGCACTTCGGATTGAATGAAAAGCGTCGCCTGTTCCGGATCGAGCCCGCATGCTACATAAAGAGCTGCAAGGGAACGGATATTTTCGCGCAATTTAAGTCTATCTTGCGGCACTGTAATGGCATGTTCATCAACAATGCAGAAATAACAATTATAATCATTTTGCAGCTGGACGAATTGTTTCAATGCACCGAGATAATTGCCGATCGTCGGCGTGCCGCTCGGTTGAATTCCTGAGAAAATCGTTTCCATACTGTAAGCCTCCAATTTTGCAACAAAAAAGAAAAATCCCTGAGATTATACAAAAAGATAAGCAGGGGAATGATTGCATGATTATGTTCATACTATTATATACTAGCAAAAAGAGCGAAAGCAAGCGGACACAAATGAATTAGAAAGTGTGTTTGTCACAAAGCTGTAAAGGGAATGTTCATCTAAGCAATAATTGTTATATAATAGAAGAATAACTTGAATTATGCAGGAGGTTGAAGATTGCGAAAAGGAATCTTGTCAGCAAGTGTCACTTTGGGAATCATGGCGGCATCTTTTGTAACAGGGGAAGTAAGTGCTGCTGAGATGACGGCGAGTGCTCATACGTTACGAGCCGTCGACGTCAAACCTTATGATATACATAAACCATTAAAACGTTTTAAGTTCGATTCGGGCCTCTCGTTCGATTATCCCCATGCAGTCAGAGGAATTTACGTAACAGGGCCTTCGGCAGGTGGAGAGCGTTTCAAGGAATTGCTTAACCTCGTAGACAAAAGCGACCTCAATGCAATGGTAATCGATGTGAAAGAGGACTATGGAAAGCTCACCTTCAAGCCGGAAGATGAGAAATTCAATTGGGCCTCAGACGATTTCATTAAAGATCCAAGGCAAATGCTAAAGACATTAGAGAAAAAGGGCATTTATCCAATTGCTCGTGTCGTTGTATTCAAAGACTCCGTATTTGCGAAGAAGCATCCTGAATATTCCTTTAAGGAAAACGGCGAAGTATGGAGTAACGGCAAAGGAGAATCCTTTGTCAATCCATTTAATAAAGAAGTCTGGGAGTACAATGTTAAAGTTGCCAAAATGGCAGCAGAGCTTGGTTTTCAGGAAATCCAGTTTGACTATGTACGTTTTCCTGAAGGATTTGAGAATAAAGACGAGGAATTGGAATACTCACTAGGCGATTATGAGAATTCAAATTTGGATCCTGTCAAAAGAAGGGTACAAGCTGTTACAGATTTTGTGAAATATGCTAAAAAAGAATTATCTCCTTATGATGTAGATGTTGCTGTTGATATTTTTGGATATGCGGCAACAATACCTGAAACACCGGGAATCGGACAGAATTTTTCTAAGATTAGTGAAAATGTTGATGTTATTTCTTCAATGATCTATCCAAGTCATTGGACGAGCTATTTTGGGATTGATATGCCTGACAAAGAACCTTACAGGCTCGTGAATGAGTATACTAAGGTAGAGAACAGTATTTTAAAGAAGTTGAAGAATCCTCCGGTCTCAAGACCATGGATTCAGGATTTCGAAGCTCCATGGCTATATGGTGGATCAAGCCCGACTCAATACGGGAAGGCCGAAGTGGAGGCACAGATCAAAGCTTTAAATGAGAATGGGGTCAATGAATTTCTCATATGGAATGCCGGAAACAAATATACAAAAGGTGTCGACTATACGCCGCTCGATTAGACATTCCTAAATGGGATGTCTTTTTTTAAAAAAAAATTTAAATAAAAAGGTTTTAACATTTAAAAAAAGGGTTATTATAACAACGTAGCGAATTTATCTAAAGATGACAAACAGATTAAGTTAATGTAAATTTAGTCCATACTCTACCTATCCCTTGACAATTGTAGTATAATATACATAGGGGCTAGATTAAAATAATTTTAATCTGAATTTGGTTTCTCATACGCAGTACGATACTTAATCCAAACGAGGAGTGAAGTTACATGGTAACACTTTATACCTCACCAAGCTGTACTTCATGCAGAAAAGCAAAAGCATGGCTCGAGGAGCACGAAATTCCATTCACAGAACGGAACATCTTCTCAGAACCACTTTCGCTTGATGAAATCAAAGAAATTCTGCGAATGACAGAAGACGGTACAGATGAAATTATTTCAACACGCTCAAAGGTTTTCCAAAAGCTGAATATTGATATTGAGCACTTGCCGCTGAAGAATCTTTATAATTTGATTCAGCAAAACCCTGGCTTGTTGCGTAGACCGATCATTCTTGATGAGAAGCGTCTTCAAGTGGGATACAATGAAGACGAAATCCGCAGATTCTTGCCGAGAACTGTACGTACATTCCAGTTGCGTGAAGCGCAGAAAATGGTCAACTAACCCGAAAAAACAACATATTTTAACAAATGTAACGCAGGGTTTTATTAACCCTGCGTTTTTAGCATATTCCGTTTCAAAAACGTGACAAGCGGGCTGAAATGATATAGAATGATAGACCAAATACAAGTTTTATTTTGCTAGGCATTTGAAATTCAGGGGCTGACTGAATTTTGCATATATTATCATAAGCTCCTACAGCCGAATATTGATTAACCGGTAACAATGAAGGGTATATATTTGTACAGCAACATGCATGCAATCCAGGCGGTCGCATATCCCGCTGGCCGCGGCTCTCTGCAAGCAACCGGAATGATTCCGAAAGTTTTGTTGCGGCAGGCCGGTTATTCAGGCGCATGAGCAGATTCCTACAGAGGGGAGAGAGCGATCATGGAAATAGAGAGAATTAATGAAAATACAGTTAAATTCTATATATCTTATATTGATATTGAAGATCGTGGGTTTGAACGTGAAGAGATCTGGTATGACAGAGAGCGGAGTGAACAGCTTTTCTGGCAGATGATGGATGAAGTGAATTACAAGGAAGATTTTAATGTTGATGGACCACTTTGGATACAGGTTCAGGCAATGGATAAAGGTTTGGAAATCACGGTTACAAAAGCTCAGCTAAGCAATAATGGCGAAGATATTGAGCTTCCGATTGAGCATGGCGCAGCAGATGAAATGACTGTAGATGAAAAAATCGAGAACATTCTTGAAGAAAAGTTTGGCAACAGGCACGAAATGGAAGATGGGAGCGAAGAGGGAAGTCTTTCGTTGATTGCCCAGTTCATTGACTTTGAAGATGTCATCCAATTGAGCCATTACTTTAAAGAAGATGAGCAGAATCTTATTACGAAATTGTTTGCTTTCAAAGATAAGTATTTCCTATATGTAGAATTCCCAGAAACGATGAGTGACGACAAACAAGAAGACTTGATTAGCCAGCTATTCGAATTTGGCGATGACTCGGATATGACAATTCATCTGCTTGAGGAATACGGAAAAGTCATCTTTGATGAAAGATCACTCTCACAAGTACAAATGTATTTCTCTGCCTGAAAAAAGATACCTTGCAGGAGGTATCTTTTTTATTTTCTCTTCAAAATTTCTTTATGAATCTTCATTTTGTTACTCTGCAACTTAATAAAAATCAATTTTAGTTTAAGAAAAGGAGTTCGGTGTGCCTTGGTGGAATAATATCCATGAGGTGATCAGAATGCTACAGGCAATAGATGAATCTGGCCAAAGTATCATTCCAGCTGCTCTTAATATGGAGAGCCTTAATTATTTAAAGAAGGAGAGGCATTCCTTTTACTGTCCCGAGTGCAAAAAGCCAGTCATCCTGAAGGCTGGAAGACGGGTGATTCCGCATTTTGCCCACTTTGCTACTAGTAATTGTGGAGGAGGAGAGGGCGGTTATCATGAAAATGGTAAATGGCAGCTGTTCAATTGGCTTGCAAATCAGAATCTGGATGTTTCTTTGGAAGCATTTTTGGAAGAAGTGAAGCGCCGTCCTGACATTCTCTTAAAGATAGGTGACCGCCGAATCGTAATTGAGTATCAATGTGCTCAGATTACCCAAGAGGAGATTCGCAGCAGAATGGACGATTACGATCAGGCAGGCCTTGAACAAATTTGGATTCTTGGCGGAAATCGGCTGAAACGTCTTGGAAGTACCTCATTGTCACTTG is a window from the Aciduricibacillus chroicocephali genome containing:
- the mecA gene encoding adaptor protein MecA — translated: MEIERINENTVKFYISYIDIEDRGFEREEIWYDRERSEQLFWQMMDEVNYKEDFNVDGPLWIQVQAMDKGLEITVTKAQLSNNGEDIELPIEHGAADEMTVDEKIENILEEKFGNRHEMEDGSEEGSLSLIAQFIDFEDVIQLSHYFKEDEQNLITKLFAFKDKYFLYVEFPETMSDDKQEDLISQLFEFGDDSDMTIHLLEEYGKVIFDERSLSQVQMYFSA
- a CDS encoding beta-ketoacyl-ACP synthase III; the protein is MGVGLLGTGYYVPPKILTNKDLEKIVETNDEWIQTRTGIKERRIAADDVTAADMAYDAAVQALENAEVKAEELDMILVASITGESSTPSIACILQDRLGAFGASAMDINAACSGFLYAAVTAYQFIAAKTYSKILIIGTEKLTKITDWEDRNTCILFGDGAGAAVMGEVSDGKGILSFDLGANGTGGKHLYESDRGYLVQNGREVFKFAVRQMPDSVEKVIDKAGLGKEEVDFLVPHQANIRIMEAARQRIGIPEEKMAQSIRRYGNTSAASVPIALAEEVEKGNIKDGDLIILVGFGGGLTWGSLAMRWGR
- the fabF gene encoding beta-ketoacyl-ACP synthase II gives rise to the protein MEKNRVVITGIGAITPLGNDAKTLWNNLQEGKSGIDYVTRINREDFPVSAAAEVKDFDPTLYMDKKDAKRMDLFTQYAVAAAKMAVEDAKLVIDDSNADRIGVWIGSGIGGMQTLETQHQNFMEKGYRRVSPFFVPMMIPDMAAGQVSIQLGAKGINSCSVTACASGANSIGDAFKAIQRGDVDCMIAGGTEAPLTNMAFAGFSTAKALTFNENPSKASRPFDLNRDGFVMGEGAGILVLEKLDDALKRGAHIYAEIIGYGATGDAYHITAPAEGGEGAARAMNQALSDGGISPEQVDYINAHGTSTNLNDKYETMAIKTVFGDYAYKLAVSSTKSMTGHLLGAAGGIEAVISAKAIEDGIIPPTINYDTPDPECDLDYVPNEARKQKLDVVLSNSLGFGGHNVSLLFKKYE
- the trpS gene encoding tryptophan--tRNA ligase, with translation METIFSGIQPSGTPTIGNYLGALKQFVQLQNDYNCYFCIVDEHAITVPQDRLKLRENIRSLAALYVACGLDPEQATLFIQSEVPAHAQLGWMLQSISYMGELERMTQFKDKSAGKEAISSALFTYPSLMAADILLYNADIVPVGEDQKQHLELTRDLAQRFNNRFNDIFTIPDIRMPEVGARIMSLQEPTKKMSKSDENEKGFISMLDTPKQIEKKIKSAVTDSEGVVKFDKVNKPGVSNLLTIHASCSGESIEELEKRFAGQGYGDFKQSTANAVLSVLQPIQEKHAELMQSEELDDILDSGAEKANQAANKTLAKAMKAMGLGRVKKRK
- a CDS encoding DUF3603 family protein, which produces MLYMHDVWVNWFEGEENAYSVCHFHEWRKEDTIDMLDQVPLLYITDELFTYIENDMHELPKCLLQKIHKKGYARKGQVRETLEYAAVITNGQEVLVFDTIGYQIPVRKSRLIPRQEQLVFSMIEKRSPESFGYRKGDYKKEYHMLSMPPHMVTGLTRKERQMKQLLMIALDQLKNTENPDELRYWLTEWDPKSYHMALDASEEEIWQKLYNGVSNGWGKRQEELCRKMVKGQAFLEKMWELEVGEEENSMK
- the spxA gene encoding transcriptional regulator SpxA, with protein sequence MVTLYTSPSCTSCRKAKAWLEEHEIPFTERNIFSEPLSLDEIKEILRMTEDGTDEIISTRSKVFQKLNIDIEHLPLKNLYNLIQQNPGLLRRPIILDEKRLQVGYNEDEIRRFLPRTVRTFQLREAQKMVN
- a CDS encoding putative glycoside hydrolase, which codes for MAASFVTGEVSAAEMTASAHTLRAVDVKPYDIHKPLKRFKFDSGLSFDYPHAVRGIYVTGPSAGGERFKELLNLVDKSDLNAMVIDVKEDYGKLTFKPEDEKFNWASDDFIKDPRQMLKTLEKKGIYPIARVVVFKDSVFAKKHPEYSFKENGEVWSNGKGESFVNPFNKEVWEYNVKVAKMAAELGFQEIQFDYVRFPEGFENKDEELEYSLGDYENSNLDPVKRRVQAVTDFVKYAKKELSPYDVDVAVDIFGYAATIPETPGIGQNFSKISENVDVISSMIYPSHWTSYFGIDMPDKEPYRLVNEYTKVENSILKKLKNPPVSRPWIQDFEAPWLYGGSSPTQYGKAEVEAQIKALNENGVNEFLIWNAGNKYTKGVDYTPLD